One window of the uncultured Paludibaculum sp. genome contains the following:
- a CDS encoding alpha/beta fold hydrolase has protein sequence MRPFHPYFRNPHLSTLAGNFWTRAIDEVRFPTSAVLYPTEPGTQVLIHENRPAGPALGEVFLHHGLEGSSGSGYMISLAQCLLEAGFAVHRINMRSCGGTEALTPTLYHSGLTQDVRIILDRFRADGRGPRFLIGFSLGGNVTLKFAGESGGSTQDLVSGVCAVSTPIDLHACVRRLGAWENRIYAQRFVRGLKARYRRRHASHPDLFPLDGIDAVHTVFDFDNQFTAKAFQFGDAPNYYATQSAVRFLSGIRVPTLLVQSKDDPLIPYPLFEGQEVRGNPNIRLIPTDRGGHLGFIARDRPRFWLDPILRDWIIQVRNKQGVCSV, from the coding sequence TTGCGGCCGTTTCACCCTTATTTCCGCAACCCTCACCTCTCCACTCTCGCCGGAAATTTCTGGACGAGAGCGATCGACGAAGTTCGTTTTCCCACCTCTGCCGTTCTCTATCCCACTGAGCCTGGCACCCAAGTCCTGATCCACGAGAATCGGCCCGCCGGCCCCGCCTTGGGCGAGGTGTTTCTCCACCACGGTTTGGAAGGCTCCAGCGGCAGCGGCTACATGATCTCGCTGGCGCAGTGCCTGTTGGAAGCGGGATTCGCTGTTCACCGCATCAACATGCGGAGCTGTGGCGGCACGGAAGCCCTGACGCCGACGTTGTATCACTCCGGTCTTACGCAGGACGTCCGCATCATCCTCGACCGGTTCCGCGCCGACGGCCGCGGACCTCGCTTCCTCATCGGATTCTCCCTGGGTGGCAACGTGACCTTGAAATTCGCCGGGGAATCCGGCGGCTCGACTCAGGACTTGGTGTCGGGTGTCTGTGCGGTCTCCACCCCAATCGATCTGCACGCCTGTGTCCGGCGGTTGGGTGCCTGGGAAAACCGGATCTATGCTCAGCGGTTCGTCCGGGGGCTCAAAGCCCGCTACCGCCGCCGGCACGCCAGCCACCCCGACTTGTTTCCGTTGGATGGCATCGACGCCGTCCACACGGTCTTCGACTTCGATAACCAGTTCACCGCCAAGGCCTTCCAGTTTGGGGACGCGCCGAACTATTACGCCACCCAGTCGGCCGTGCGGTTCCTGTCCGGCATCCGGGTGCCCACCCTTCTGGTGCAGTCGAAGGACGATCCTTTGATACCCTATCCCCTCTTCGAGGGGCAGGAGGTACGCGGCAATCCGAACATCCGCCTGATCCCCACTGATCGTGGCGGTCATCTGGGATTCATCGCTCGGGATCGGCCCAGATTCTGGCTGGACCCTATTTTGCGTGATTGGATCATACAGGTTAGGAACAAACAGGGTGTTTGCTCCGTCTAG
- a CDS encoding GAF domain-containing protein: MDTNTSQVSLLHRISSIVSSNRSVDEMLGEIVGMTVQVTGCDACLVYLLEQNSGEIVLRASQVPHAAEIGHLSMTVGQGVTGWVVENKSIVVLAENAPSDKRFMRLPGLVEDTYEAFCSVPLIAVGEVIGVINVHHKERHDHSPEEVSLITFIGEQMGGAIARARLEDENARLMEETQEMKRQLETRKLVERAKGILQYKFNLTEEEAYLRLRNESRRLRRPMRDLAEAIILTEDLARKASEPGTLDRDVEGD; encoded by the coding sequence ATGGATACCAATACCAGCCAAGTTTCACTACTCCATAGAATCAGCAGCATCGTCAGCTCCAACCGGTCCGTGGACGAGATGCTGGGCGAAATCGTAGGTATGACCGTGCAGGTAACCGGGTGCGACGCCTGCCTCGTCTACCTGCTGGAGCAAAACAGCGGAGAAATTGTACTCCGCGCGTCCCAGGTCCCGCACGCCGCGGAAATCGGTCATCTCAGCATGACCGTTGGACAGGGCGTCACGGGCTGGGTCGTTGAAAACAAGAGCATCGTCGTCCTGGCGGAAAATGCTCCCAGCGACAAGCGATTCATGCGCTTGCCGGGCCTCGTGGAGGACACCTACGAAGCCTTCTGCTCCGTTCCGCTCATCGCGGTCGGAGAAGTAATCGGCGTCATCAACGTTCATCACAAGGAACGACACGACCATTCTCCCGAGGAAGTCTCTCTCATTACCTTCATCGGCGAACAGATGGGCGGCGCGATTGCGCGGGCTCGTCTGGAAGATGAAAACGCACGCCTGATGGAAGAGACGCAGGAGATGAAGCGGCAGCTCGAAACCAGGAAGCTGGTCGAGCGCGCCAAGGGCATTCTCCAGTACAAGTTCAACCTGACCGAGGAGGAAGCCTACCTCCGCCTGCGCAACGAGAGCCGCCGCTTGCGCCGTCCCATGCGCGATCTGGCGGAAGCCATTATCCTTACCGAGGATCTGGCCCGCAAAGCCTCCGAGCCCGGAACACTCGACCGCGACGTCGAAGGCGATTAA
- a CDS encoding mandelate racemase/muconate lactonizing enzyme family protein has product MKITRISTAVMESNFDWTLVRVDTDSGLSGMGEAFLGPGLTAVIREFNDILLGEDPVHIDRLVRRMRASCIYASPGLMYHAIGGIETAILDLLGKASKMPVWQILGGKYRDAVTIYADCHGGDALESITPLLKPRTPAWMAADGAPAEEARISVKHHGWDASKKESLTPESYAERAAEMAERGFRMLKFDVDVPTPYETDEYNRDLSPMEVDFAVSLAAAVRKAVGPRVGLAIDCHWNYGVAAAVDLARALEPLRLLWLEDVLPPENIPAMGEVQRCTRTPLATGENHFFRVDFQRLIVEAGLRVLSPDVQKIGLWEGRKLADLADMHYVNLTWHNISSPLGTLAGAHLCAATPNVLALEWHAASVPFFDDLVKDGEGPLVRDGKVRVPDSPGLGIEIDLDVAWKYRKPGEPFFE; this is encoded by the coding sequence ATGAAGATCACACGCATCTCAACCGCCGTCATGGAATCCAACTTCGATTGGACCCTCGTCCGCGTGGACACCGACTCGGGGCTCAGCGGCATGGGCGAGGCCTTCCTGGGCCCGGGCCTGACGGCGGTGATCCGCGAGTTCAATGACATCCTGCTGGGCGAGGACCCGGTGCATATCGACCGGTTGGTGCGCCGCATGAGAGCGAGTTGTATCTACGCCTCGCCGGGGCTGATGTACCACGCCATCGGCGGGATTGAGACGGCCATCCTCGACCTTCTGGGCAAGGCGTCGAAGATGCCGGTGTGGCAGATTCTGGGCGGCAAGTATCGAGACGCGGTGACGATCTATGCCGATTGTCATGGCGGCGACGCTCTGGAGTCGATCACCCCGCTTCTGAAGCCGCGTACGCCCGCGTGGATGGCGGCCGACGGCGCTCCGGCCGAAGAGGCGCGTATCAGCGTGAAGCATCACGGCTGGGATGCATCGAAGAAGGAAAGCCTGACACCCGAGAGCTACGCCGAGCGGGCGGCCGAGATGGCCGAGCGCGGATTCCGGATGCTGAAGTTCGACGTGGACGTGCCCACTCCGTATGAAACCGATGAGTACAACCGCGATCTGAGTCCGATGGAGGTGGATTTCGCCGTATCGTTGGCCGCAGCCGTGCGGAAGGCCGTGGGTCCGCGGGTCGGGCTGGCCATCGACTGTCACTGGAACTACGGAGTAGCCGCCGCGGTCGACCTGGCTCGGGCGCTGGAACCGCTGAGGCTCCTGTGGCTGGAGGATGTGCTGCCACCGGAAAACATCCCAGCCATGGGCGAGGTGCAGCGTTGCACGCGGACACCGCTGGCCACGGGCGAGAACCACTTCTTCCGCGTCGACTTCCAACGGCTGATTGTGGAGGCGGGCCTGCGTGTGCTGTCGCCGGACGTCCAGAAGATCGGGCTTTGGGAAGGCAGGAAGCTGGCGGATCTGGCCGATATGCACTATGTCAATCTGACGTGGCACAACATTAGCTCGCCGCTGGGCACGCTCGCCGGTGCGCACCTGTGCGCGGCCACGCCGAACGTACTGGCTCTGGAGTGGCATGCGGCCAGCGTGCCGTTCTTCGATGACCTGGTGAAGGACGGTGAGGGGCCGCTGGTTCGGGACGGCAAGGTGCGAGTGCCGGATTCGCCTGGCCTGGGCATCGAGATCGATCTCGACGTTGCGTGGAAGTACCGCAAGCCAGGCGAACCGTTCTTCGAGTAG
- a CDS encoding ABC transporter permease: MKSGASTYEAFSIALASLRSAKLRSFLTLLGIILSTTTLIAVMAVINGMNVYVESKIADLGADGFVVTRFAFFGDWDPKKFLELQRKNPQLKPDEFEFLKQRATMVREMGMTSDHTADVTYKGDRMEDVNITGGNANLNILNNIQTESGRYFTEGENTNHRNVAFIGADLKEKYFANTDPIGKTIEISGKAFQVVGVSKKIGSVFGQSQDNFVHIPIFTFFKMFGARTWLNFSLQAIDHGHFEQAMDEVRSLMRAYRHIRPGVEDNFMVFNSASIMGAWEKLTGAIAATAIAVVSVFMVVGGVVIMNIMLAVVTERTQEIGIRKSLGARRTDILKQFLVESAVLSGTGGLAGVTIAWVIALLVRSFTPVPMELPLSSVLVGVGLSATVGLFFGIYPASQASKLDPIEALRAEK; encoded by the coding sequence ATGAAATCCGGGGCCTCGACTTATGAGGCGTTCTCCATTGCGCTTGCCAGCCTGCGGAGCGCCAAACTGCGCAGCTTCCTCACCCTCCTGGGGATTATCCTTTCCACGACCACGCTCATCGCCGTGATGGCCGTGATCAATGGCATGAACGTCTACGTGGAGTCGAAGATCGCCGACCTCGGCGCCGACGGCTTCGTGGTCACCCGGTTTGCCTTCTTTGGCGACTGGGACCCTAAGAAATTCCTGGAGTTACAGCGGAAGAATCCCCAACTGAAACCCGACGAGTTCGAGTTTCTGAAGCAGCGCGCCACCATGGTGCGTGAAATGGGGATGACCAGCGATCACACCGCCGACGTCACCTACAAAGGCGATCGGATGGAGGATGTGAATATCACCGGCGGCAATGCCAACCTGAATATTCTCAACAACATCCAGACTGAAAGCGGCCGCTACTTCACCGAGGGCGAGAACACCAACCACCGCAATGTGGCCTTCATTGGGGCCGACCTCAAGGAGAAGTACTTCGCCAACACCGATCCCATCGGCAAGACCATCGAGATTTCTGGTAAGGCCTTTCAGGTGGTGGGGGTTTCGAAGAAGATCGGCAGTGTCTTCGGGCAGTCGCAGGACAACTTCGTCCACATCCCAATCTTCACCTTCTTCAAGATGTTCGGAGCCCGCACGTGGCTCAACTTCTCCCTGCAGGCCATCGATCACGGCCATTTTGAGCAGGCGATGGACGAGGTCCGGTCGCTGATGCGTGCTTACCGCCACATCCGCCCCGGCGTGGAAGACAACTTCATGGTCTTCAACTCGGCCTCCATCATGGGTGCCTGGGAGAAATTGACCGGCGCCATCGCCGCAACCGCCATCGCCGTGGTGAGTGTCTTCATGGTCGTTGGTGGCGTTGTGATCATGAACATCATGCTCGCCGTGGTGACGGAACGAACCCAGGAGATCGGCATCCGCAAGTCGTTGGGCGCACGCCGCACCGACATCCTGAAACAGTTCCTGGTGGAGTCCGCCGTCTTGTCGGGTACAGGAGGTCTGGCCGGAGTGACGATCGCCTGGGTGATCGCTCTGCTCGTACGCAGTTTCACCCCTGTTCCCATGGAGTTACCCCTTTCGTCGGTCCTTGTGGGCGTGGGCCTCTCGGCTACGGTCGGGCTGTTCTTCGGTATCTACCCAGCCTCGCAGGCCTCCAAACTCGATCCGATTGAAGCACTGAGGGCAGAGAAGTGA
- a CDS encoding OmpA family protein: MADGGFAADHPPRPDQPFYVAPNFDGATERNAYRAQLIPVACWRVDNIRFEFDSSFVKPEIAAELSLLAAKMKAHPKAPISIFGHADPVGKDDYNKKLSGRRAIAIYAILTRKTDMWETLYKDPDDHWGLKSVQIMLTALGYDPGPATGAGSAKTTAAVKKFQGDDGTLTPDGDPGPLTREKLFKAYMDKTCVDESGAAFQLGDSDFLARGADPDGKGDYQGCGEFNPVLIFSNAEEKEFKKPGKKKARDEANSPNRRVVIFLFRPESIVTPGKWPCPLATEGDEGCKKRFWSDGETRRLNTDERREYPVTHDTFACRFYDRIAFKSPCETIAPIPLATIDFKIWNARFEPAEGFCGDKVKLLADTDLPDGDAVQINFTPKQGASPNLTQQDTQSTGGKIEVEWEIHDVDFKSGATFLENVELEAKFTAAKAAPATSTLLKVKAMRDTNEETFKRDITWNGFGNHSEFKQKTDQFKTTITANFKIVKSWGASYIDFRSIGFTGTAGGAPFEGHRWGRSTGVNAQAPNEYYDGTQWLPLPAGFTMTAANYQAITFHQEGSNFVSANGGTWPETFTDYDFNSPANVAKRDAWCTETHDRWSDHFILRREHCTSQKSTHCCVYDTELKLILTQVETFTAADHVVFVAEGYMRANAANWFMGDPDLSTAAHETGHRIDNPDEYVDGATDSSLNGDGAVNGIDENCIMGQNMTVVKKRHLHAMASTHKKAIKNKYGRDYEYEILNK, encoded by the coding sequence GTGGCTGACGGCGGTTTTGCGGCCGATCATCCGCCGCGTCCCGATCAACCGTTCTATGTCGCGCCGAACTTCGACGGCGCTACGGAGCGGAACGCCTATCGTGCGCAGTTGATCCCCGTGGCCTGCTGGCGCGTGGACAACATCCGCTTTGAGTTCGATTCGTCCTTCGTCAAGCCCGAGATCGCGGCCGAACTCTCGCTGCTGGCGGCCAAGATGAAGGCCCATCCGAAGGCGCCCATCTCGATCTTCGGGCACGCCGATCCGGTGGGCAAGGACGACTACAACAAGAAACTCAGCGGCCGCCGCGCCATTGCCATCTACGCGATTCTCACCCGCAAGACCGACATGTGGGAGACGCTGTACAAGGATCCGGACGACCACTGGGGGCTGAAGTCGGTACAAATCATGCTGACGGCCCTCGGCTACGATCCCGGACCGGCTACGGGGGCGGGCTCTGCCAAGACCACCGCCGCAGTGAAGAAGTTCCAAGGCGATGACGGCACACTCACTCCGGACGGCGACCCCGGTCCGCTGACCCGCGAAAAGCTGTTCAAGGCCTACATGGACAAGACGTGCGTCGACGAGTCCGGTGCGGCGTTTCAATTGGGCGACAGCGACTTCCTGGCCCGCGGCGCCGATCCGGATGGCAAGGGTGACTACCAAGGCTGCGGCGAGTTCAATCCCGTCCTGATCTTCTCCAACGCCGAGGAAAAGGAGTTCAAGAAGCCCGGCAAGAAGAAGGCACGTGACGAGGCGAACTCGCCCAATCGGCGCGTCGTCATCTTCCTGTTCCGCCCCGAGAGCATTGTGACACCCGGAAAGTGGCCCTGCCCCCTGGCAACGGAAGGGGATGAGGGCTGCAAGAAGCGATTTTGGTCGGACGGCGAGACGCGCCGCCTGAATACGGACGAGCGACGTGAATACCCGGTGACGCACGACACCTTCGCCTGCCGTTTCTACGATCGCATTGCTTTCAAGTCGCCGTGCGAGACTATCGCGCCCATTCCCCTGGCGACCATCGACTTCAAGATCTGGAACGCGCGCTTCGAGCCGGCCGAAGGCTTCTGCGGCGACAAGGTGAAGCTGCTGGCCGATACCGACCTGCCCGACGGCGACGCGGTGCAGATCAACTTCACACCGAAACAGGGCGCCTCGCCCAATCTGACCCAGCAGGATACACAGAGCACCGGCGGCAAGATCGAAGTCGAGTGGGAGATCCACGACGTCGACTTCAAGAGCGGCGCCACCTTCCTGGAAAACGTCGAACTGGAGGCCAAGTTCACGGCGGCCAAGGCGGCTCCGGCCACGTCGACCCTGCTCAAGGTGAAGGCGATGCGCGACACGAACGAAGAGACGTTCAAGCGCGACATCACGTGGAACGGCTTCGGCAATCACTCCGAGTTCAAGCAGAAGACCGATCAGTTCAAGACCACGATCACGGCCAACTTCAAGATCGTGAAGTCGTGGGGCGCCAGCTACATCGATTTCCGGTCGATTGGATTCACGGGCACGGCCGGAGGCGCTCCGTTTGAAGGGCATCGCTGGGGCCGTTCGACCGGCGTCAATGCCCAGGCGCCCAACGAGTACTACGACGGCACACAGTGGCTGCCGCTGCCGGCCGGTTTCACCATGACAGCCGCCAACTACCAGGCCATTACATTCCATCAGGAAGGGTCGAACTTCGTCTCCGCCAACGGCGGAACCTGGCCCGAGACGTTCACGGACTACGACTTCAACTCGCCCGCCAACGTCGCCAAACGCGACGCCTGGTGTACCGAGACACATGACCGGTGGAGCGACCACTTCATCCTGCGCCGTGAACACTGCACGTCGCAGAAGAGCACTCATTGCTGCGTCTACGACACCGAGCTCAAGTTAATTCTGACTCAGGTAGAGACCTTCACGGCCGCCGACCACGTAGTGTTCGTAGCCGAGGGCTACATGCGTGCCAATGCCGCCAACTGGTTCATGGGTGACCCGGACCTGTCCACCGCCGCGCATGAAACCGGACACCGCATCGACAACCCCGACGAGTATGTCGACGGCGCCACCGACAGTTCGCTGAACGGCGACGGCGCCGTGAACGGCATCGACGAGAATTGCATCATGGGGCAGAATATGACCGTGGTGAAGAAACGCCATCTGCACGCCATGGCGAGCACACATAAGAAGGCGATCAAGAACAAGTACGGGCGCGACTACGAGTACGAGATTCTCAACAAGTGA
- a CDS encoding ABC transporter permease has translation MKPYKINNFALILAGVGLAWDAIRGHKMRSFLTVLGVIIGTGTIIGVGSILTGFDGAVTNAIKGFGTDSVMVFKWQAGIRFGRRSREEWQRKALTYENAVAIRERCPSVKGVSPYLFPGRGFHKAHYKGNDVLQLNLGGTDENYVAGGNAEMKTGRFFSGFENVHKEPVVVIGEDINKNLFGAEDAVGKELQVDGHSYRVIGVMNRPANSFPGQQDNRVLLPYFTMRKLEPSAMEHMIVVSAYPGMLPKAIDEVRGVLRQERRLKYNDPDNFGLSTAEQMIEDFRQVTSVTALVMVVLSSIGLLVGGIGVMNIMLVSVTERTKEIGVRKALGARKSDIIIQFLTEAVVLTFAGGLLGMCLGWVISKGAQLAFPSLPTTVPLWAAALGIVVSVGVGLFFGLWPASKAARLDPVEALRYE, from the coding sequence GTGAAGCCATATAAAATAAACAACTTTGCCCTGATCCTGGCCGGCGTGGGCTTGGCCTGGGACGCGATTCGCGGCCACAAGATGCGCAGCTTCCTCACCGTGCTCGGCGTCATCATCGGCACTGGCACCATCATCGGAGTCGGCAGCATTCTCACCGGATTCGACGGTGCCGTGACGAACGCCATCAAGGGCTTCGGCACGGACAGCGTCATGGTCTTCAAATGGCAGGCTGGCATCCGGTTTGGCCGGCGTTCCCGCGAAGAATGGCAGCGCAAAGCCCTGACCTATGAGAACGCCGTGGCGATCCGCGAGCGCTGCCCGTCAGTGAAGGGCGTCAGCCCCTACCTGTTTCCGGGCCGCGGCTTCCACAAAGCGCACTACAAGGGCAACGATGTCCTGCAGTTGAACCTGGGCGGGACCGACGAAAACTACGTCGCCGGTGGCAATGCGGAAATGAAGACCGGCCGCTTCTTCAGCGGCTTCGAGAACGTTCACAAGGAACCGGTGGTCGTCATCGGAGAGGACATCAACAAGAACCTCTTCGGCGCCGAGGATGCCGTGGGTAAGGAACTCCAGGTGGACGGTCACAGCTACCGCGTAATCGGCGTCATGAACCGGCCCGCCAACTCCTTCCCCGGCCAACAGGACAACCGTGTACTGTTGCCCTACTTCACGATGCGCAAGCTGGAGCCTTCGGCCATGGAGCATATGATCGTCGTGAGTGCCTATCCGGGCATGCTCCCCAAGGCGATCGACGAGGTGCGCGGGGTACTGCGGCAGGAGCGGCGCCTCAAGTACAACGATCCGGACAACTTCGGTCTCTCCACGGCCGAGCAGATGATCGAGGACTTCCGACAGGTGACCAGCGTCACCGCGCTGGTCATGGTTGTCCTGTCCTCCATCGGCCTGCTGGTGGGTGGCATCGGCGTCATGAACATCATGCTGGTCTCCGTAACGGAACGAACCAAGGAGATCGGCGTCCGCAAGGCTCTAGGTGCGCGCAAGAGCGACATCATTATCCAGTTCCTGACGGAGGCTGTGGTGCTGACCTTTGCCGGAGGTCTGTTGGGCATGTGCCTGGGCTGGGTGATCTCCAAGGGGGCCCAGTTGGCGTTCCCCTCGTTGCCCACGACGGTGCCGCTCTGGGCGGCCGCGCTGGGTATCGTCGTCAGCGTCGGAGTCGGCTTGTTCTTCGGTCTGTGGCCTGCCAGCAAGGCGGCCCGGCTCGACCCAGTGGAAGCCCTGCGCTACGAGTAG
- a CDS encoding tetratricopeptide repeat protein produces MKHRNLVRTIVTIVLAAWQPIVAAPSWRVLESGHWELVTDMNAKDGTRILRQLLEMNSVLGALTKPMPDSAPPVRVLLFRSESDFRPFQQAAWNKGLFHPGAERDYVMLLNSGDETARAGRHEVAHMSMHHSSTILPPWLEEGLAEYFSTLQRKGNKVTLGQPIQQHIDRLATAEWLPTAQLTAWRDDGPMSSQPADTLLVYAQSWALTSLLMQPADGQARIGRFGELLRTGVEQTAAFEQAFGRSMENALNEARQAVMAKRYPTREVTIGAAPEPGPFQSRNLSDVEARLLRADALLARGKQAEADQLVTETARRYPDLASAVAGLGYLAMAKTDYAAARQYLEKALAMGDRQATTYYQLAMLIRDTNGDVDKVVPLLRQAVEVNPSFGDAWYMLGSMRLRQGATAEAVEAMRHAAEGQPRKSMFWEGLGRARQAAGQGEEARAAAQQAIATATTPEQSAMAQGLVRELAATQKAAPAKRPSIVVPKTWEARQGDASVTGKLVMVDCATSTLKFHIQTAPATAKSRAQVTILASDKPNQIILRGNSTEKREFVCGAQRNAPLVEAFYVTAAPVEEPKPAAPPTKQAPGKRPTPAAKPKPAAKPPAGELVILDFK; encoded by the coding sequence ATGAAGCATCGGAACTTAGTTCGGACCATCGTGACAATCGTCCTCGCGGCCTGGCAGCCCATCGTGGCCGCGCCGTCCTGGCGGGTGCTGGAGTCGGGCCACTGGGAACTTGTCACAGACATGAACGCGAAGGACGGGACGCGGATCCTCCGCCAGTTGCTGGAAATGAACAGCGTCCTCGGCGCCTTGACGAAGCCGATGCCGGATTCGGCTCCGCCCGTGCGGGTGCTGCTGTTCCGCTCGGAGTCCGATTTCCGGCCCTTTCAGCAGGCCGCATGGAACAAGGGCCTGTTTCACCCCGGCGCGGAACGCGACTACGTGATGCTGCTGAACTCGGGTGACGAGACCGCACGAGCTGGCCGGCATGAGGTGGCTCACATGTCGATGCACCACTCGTCGACAATTCTGCCGCCGTGGCTGGAAGAGGGATTGGCCGAGTACTTCTCCACGCTCCAAAGAAAGGGCAACAAGGTGACGCTGGGCCAGCCTATCCAGCAACACATCGACCGGCTGGCCACCGCCGAATGGCTGCCCACGGCGCAACTGACCGCGTGGAGAGACGACGGGCCCATGAGTTCCCAGCCCGCCGACACACTGCTGGTTTACGCGCAAAGTTGGGCGCTCACCAGCCTGTTGATGCAGCCGGCGGACGGGCAGGCCCGAATCGGCCGGTTCGGCGAACTGCTACGCACCGGTGTGGAGCAAACCGCGGCCTTTGAGCAGGCCTTTGGGCGGAGCATGGAAAACGCCCTCAACGAAGCCCGGCAAGCCGTGATGGCGAAACGGTATCCCACGCGGGAAGTGACCATCGGAGCGGCACCCGAGCCTGGGCCGTTCCAGTCGCGAAATCTATCCGATGTGGAAGCTCGGCTCCTCAGAGCCGATGCTCTGCTGGCACGAGGGAAACAGGCGGAAGCCGACCAACTGGTTACGGAAACGGCGCGGCGATACCCCGATCTCGCATCCGCCGTCGCCGGCCTGGGCTATCTGGCCATGGCGAAGACTGACTATGCGGCGGCACGCCAATATCTGGAAAAGGCGCTGGCGATGGGTGACCGCCAGGCAACGACGTATTACCAACTGGCAATGTTGATCCGCGACACAAACGGCGACGTGGACAAGGTGGTCCCGTTGCTGCGGCAGGCGGTGGAGGTGAACCCGTCGTTCGGCGACGCGTGGTACATGCTGGGCTCCATGCGCTTACGTCAGGGCGCGACGGCCGAAGCGGTGGAAGCGATGCGGCACGCGGCGGAGGGGCAACCGAGGAAGTCGATGTTCTGGGAAGGCCTGGGCCGCGCCCGGCAGGCCGCCGGACAGGGTGAGGAGGCACGCGCGGCGGCTCAACAGGCCATCGCTACGGCCACAACGCCGGAGCAGAGCGCGATGGCTCAGGGCCTGGTTCGAGAACTGGCAGCGACGCAGAAAGCGGCGCCAGCCAAGCGGCCCAGCATCGTGGTGCCCAAGACCTGGGAGGCGCGCCAGGGTGACGCATCAGTGACCGGCAAGCTGGTGATGGTCGACTGCGCGACGTCGACACTCAAGTTCCATATCCAGACCGCCCCGGCGACAGCGAAGTCGCGCGCGCAGGTGACGATTCTGGCCTCCGACAAGCCCAACCAGATCATTCTGCGAGGCAACAGCACCGAGAAGCGGGAGTTCGTATGCGGAGCGCAGCGCAATGCGCCGCTGGTGGAAGCCTTTTATGTGACCGCCGCGCCCGTGGAGGAGCCCAAACCGGCGGCTCCGCCTACGAAACAGGCGCCGGGGAAGCGGCCCACGCCGGCCGCCAAACCGAAGCCCGCCGCCAAGCCGCCGGCCGGCGAACTCGTCATCCTGGATTTCAAGTAG
- a CDS encoding chemotaxis protein CheW, with product MQMTEAVSEAQASKRQGKYLVFHLGREEFGVHVLKVREIMGIQEITSVPQTPAFVKGVINLRGKVIPVIDLRRKFRLDEVAYTQRTCIIVLQVAHESGNMLMGAIVDGVSEVLTIQEGEIEDTPEFGAEMKMPYILGMAKVKGKVKILLDIDQVLTAIEVEGVTQMPNLATLPGDAEQSAIDPLPMQ from the coding sequence ATGCAGATGACCGAGGCGGTCAGCGAAGCACAAGCGAGCAAGAGGCAAGGCAAGTATCTCGTCTTTCATCTGGGGCGGGAGGAGTTCGGCGTACATGTCCTAAAGGTGCGCGAAATCATGGGCATCCAAGAGATCACCTCGGTGCCGCAGACTCCGGCCTTTGTCAAAGGCGTCATCAACCTGCGCGGGAAAGTGATTCCGGTGATCGATCTGCGGCGCAAATTCAGATTGGACGAAGTCGCCTACACCCAGCGCACGTGCATCATTGTGCTGCAGGTGGCCCACGAAAGCGGCAACATGCTGATGGGTGCGATTGTGGATGGCGTGTCCGAAGTGCTGACGATCCAGGAAGGCGAGATCGAGGACACGCCCGAGTTTGGCGCGGAAATGAAGATGCCCTACATTCTCGGAATGGCCAAGGTGAAGGGCAAGGTCAAGATCCTGCTGGATATTGACCAGGTGTTGACGGCCATTGAAGTGGAAGGCGTGACACAGATGCCCAACCTGGCGACGTTGCCGGGCGACGCGGAGCAGAGCGCCATCGACCCCCTGCCCATGCAATAG
- a CDS encoding redoxin domain-containing protein, protein MKLTPWLLGLVLAAAAVAQPVQPPKTHLKVGDSAPDFTLKTTAGSTFKLSENRGKTVVLAFFPAAFTGGUTKELTAYQAGLAKFEDAGAIVLGISTDNLPTLSHWAKELNLGFPLASDFSQRSVATLYGVLNKDIGIANRASFVVDAEGKIQHIEEGTSAINPDGTALACSRVHKK, encoded by the coding sequence ATGAAATTGACTCCATGGCTATTGGGTCTGGTATTGGCGGCGGCCGCTGTGGCGCAGCCGGTGCAGCCGCCCAAGACGCATTTGAAGGTGGGCGACTCCGCGCCGGACTTCACGCTGAAGACCACGGCGGGCAGCACTTTCAAGCTGTCCGAGAACCGCGGCAAGACCGTCGTCCTGGCGTTCTTTCCGGCCGCCTTCACCGGTGGTTGAACGAAGGAACTCACGGCGTACCAGGCTGGTCTCGCCAAATTTGAAGATGCCGGCGCGATTGTGCTGGGCATCAGCACCGATAATTTACCCACCCTCAGTCACTGGGCGAAGGAGCTGAACCTGGGATTCCCCCTGGCTAGCGACTTCAGCCAGCGTTCCGTTGCCACCCTCTATGGGGTCCTGAACAAGGACATCGGCATCGCCAACCGCGCCTCGTTCGTCGTTGACGCGGAAGGCAAAATCCAGCACATCGAAGAAGGGACGTCGGCGATCAATCCCGATGGTACCGCTCTCGCGTGCAGCCGGGTCCACAAGAAGTGA